The Acetomicrobium flavidum genome window below encodes:
- the kdsA gene encoding 3-deoxy-8-phosphooctulonate synthase, translated as MVKKVNVGDIVIGEGRFVLVAGPCVLESLPLALEVASEVKGICDELGLRYIFKSSFDKANRTSIYSFRGPGLEVGLRWLGEVKSTVGVPVLTDIHEPAQAAPVAEVADVLQIPAFLCRQTDLLVSAAKTGKPLNIKKAQFVSPYDMRFVLEKAKEAGNDQVILCERGTTFGYKQLIVDFRSIPIMRSFGCPVMFDATHSVQMPGGLGGASGGDRKFVAPLARAAVSIGIDALFMEVHPNPDEAKSDGPNMIALSDLKGLLAQLIALDDLVKSELGYVDIEEVLPR; from the coding sequence TTGGTTAAAAAAGTAAATGTCGGAGATATAGTTATAGGGGAAGGACGCTTCGTCCTGGTGGCTGGTCCTTGCGTGCTTGAAAGTCTACCGCTTGCCCTTGAAGTGGCAAGCGAGGTCAAGGGGATATGCGACGAGCTGGGGTTGCGCTATATATTTAAGTCTTCCTTCGATAAGGCCAATCGTACGTCCATTTATTCATTCAGAGGCCCGGGCCTTGAGGTTGGCCTAAGGTGGCTTGGCGAAGTCAAATCGACCGTTGGCGTGCCGGTATTGACCGACATTCACGAGCCTGCTCAAGCTGCACCCGTTGCCGAAGTGGCAGACGTGCTTCAAATACCGGCCTTCCTGTGCAGGCAGACCGATTTACTCGTCTCGGCGGCTAAAACAGGCAAACCACTCAACATAAAAAAGGCGCAGTTCGTGAGCCCCTACGACATGCGTTTCGTCTTGGAGAAGGCCAAGGAAGCCGGTAACGATCAGGTCATATTGTGCGAGAGGGGAACGACGTTCGGTTATAAACAGTTGATCGTGGATTTCCGTTCCATCCCCATAATGAGGTCATTTGGTTGTCCGGTGATGTTCGATGCAACCCACAGCGTGCAAATGCCGGGAGGATTGGGCGGTGCAAGCGGGGGCGACAGAAAGTTCGTGGCGCCCTTGGCGAGGGCGGCAGTATCCATAGGGATAGATGCCCTCTTTATGGAGGTACACCCGAACCCTGACGAAGCAAAAAGCGATGGCCCCAACATGATAGCGCTGTCCGATTTGAAGGGCCTTCTTGCCCAATTGATCGCACTTGATGACCTGGTAAAGAGCGAACTCGGTTACGTCGACATTGAGGAGGTGTTACCCAGATGA
- the kdsB gene encoding 3-deoxy-manno-octulosonate cytidylyltransferase, with protein sequence MSNRILAVVPARYGSTRLQCKPLMEMGGRPLLSWVLKGLSGCNVDDIAVATDHEDIAALARKEGFEAIMTPSELPSGSNRTAWVARRKSADIVLNVQVDDPMVGPDMIDPLVEALGKSRNIGVALLAKRIENADEVSNPNVVKVVFDRNMRALYFSRSPIPYERNKGAAYFKHIGPYCYRRQFLLEFDSWPQTPLEKIESLEMLRILEMGFDILCVESKRDTIEIDTQEDVLAFEKYLREHGDELPWLKK encoded by the coding sequence TTGAGTAATCGCATTTTAGCGGTAGTGCCGGCGCGATACGGCAGTACCAGGTTGCAGTGCAAACCTTTGATGGAGATGGGGGGCAGGCCTTTGCTCTCCTGGGTCCTTAAAGGGCTTTCGGGTTGCAACGTAGATGATATAGCGGTTGCCACCGATCACGAGGATATAGCTGCCCTCGCCCGCAAAGAGGGGTTTGAGGCGATTATGACTCCTTCGGAGCTGCCGTCGGGAAGCAACAGGACTGCGTGGGTGGCCAGACGAAAGTCTGCAGACATCGTTTTAAACGTGCAGGTCGACGATCCCATGGTCGGTCCTGATATGATAGACCCCCTAGTCGAGGCTTTAGGCAAATCTAGGAATATAGGCGTGGCATTGTTGGCAAAGCGAATTGAAAATGCAGATGAAGTTTCTAATCCCAACGTAGTGAAGGTCGTTTTCGACCGAAACATGCGCGCCCTGTATTTTAGCAGGTCCCCCATTCCCTACGAGAGAAATAAAGGCGCCGCATACTTCAAGCATATAGGGCCTTACTGTTACAGGCGGCAGTTTCTGCTTGAATTTGACAGCTGGCCGCAGACTCCCTTGGAAAAGATCGAGAGCCTTGAGATGCTGCGTATTCTTGAAATGGGCTTCGACATATTGTGCGTGGAGTCGAAGAGAGACACCATCGAGATAGATACTCAGGAGGACGTCTTAGCCTTTGAGAAATATTTAAGAGAGCATGGAGATGAATTGCCTTGGTTAAAAAAGTAA